Part of the Cellulomonas hominis genome, AGCAGCGCGTCGAGCGGCACGTCCGCGTCGCCGTACCAGGCCTCCCGGTCGGCGAACGCGAGCTTGGCGACCTCGACGGCCGTGTGCACGAGGTCGGCGGACCCCGGGTCGGCGTCCGCGACGCCCAGCGCCTCGAGCACCCGGAGCTGCTGCAGCAGCACGGGGCCCTGCCCCCACGCGCCGGTCTTGTGCACCCGGACGCCGGCGAAGTCGACCGCGACGGTGGGCTCCTCGCCCGGGTGCCAGGCGGCGAGGTCGTCACCGGTGAGCAGCCCGGCGTGCGGCGTGCCCGAGGAGTCCAGGACCGGGGTCCGCACGAAGTCCGCCATCGCCTCGGCGACGAAGCCCTCGTAGAACGCCCGCCGTGCCGCCTCGATCTGCGTGAGCCGGTCCGGTCCGGCGGCCTCGGCCTCCGCGAGCACCCGCGCGTAGGTCGCCGCGAGGTCGGGGTTCGTGAACCGGGCGCCCGGCTCCGGGACGCCGCCGCCCGGCAGGTAGACCGCGGCGGAGGTCGGCCAGTGCTCGGCGAACAGCCGCTCCACCGTGCGGATCGTGCGGACCGCGGCGGGGACCAGCGGGTAGCCGTCCCGTGCGTAGCCGATCGCGGGGGACAGCACGTCGGCGAGCGGCAGGGTGCCGTACCGGGCGAGCAGGTCCAGCCACGCGCCGAACGCCCCGGGCACCACGGCGGCGAGGTGGCCGGTGCCGGGGACGACGTCGAGCCCGAGGTCCGTGTACGCCTCGACGGTCGCGGCGGCGGGCGCGGTGCCCTGCCCGCAGACGACGAACGTGTGCCCGTCGGCCGCGCGGTGCCCCATGATCGGGGCGTCGCCGCCGGGGCCGTTCAGGTGCGGCTCGACCACCTGGAGCGTGAAGCCGGCCGCGGCCGCCGCGTCGAACGCGTTGCCCCCGGCCTCGAGCACCGCCATGCCGACCGCGCTCGCGAGCCAGTGGGTGGAGCCGACCATGCCGTGCGTGCCGACGAGCTCGGGGCGGGTGGTGAACACGGGCGACTCCTGGCGGGTGGCGGGTGGCGGGGGGCGGGTGGCGGGGGCCGGGACGGCGGGGCGTCGTTCACGGTAGCGCCGCCGCCCGGCCGCGGCCTGCCTCCGCCGCCGCCCGCCCCGGCTCAGCGCGCGTACCGCCGCATCAGCCGCGCGCCGGCACGCCCTCGCCCGCGCGCCGCGCCGCCTCCGCCACGCGGGCCGCCCGGGTGGCCGGGCGCTTCGCGTCCACCAGCCAGCGCAGCACCGCCTTCCGCCGGCCGGCGGGGAACGCCTCCCAGTGCGCGCGGGCGCCCGGGGTGGCGTCGAGCGCCGCGGCCAGGTCGGCGGGCACGACCAGCGCCTCGACCTCGTCGAGCACCGTCCACGAGCCGTCCGCCCGCGCGGCGGCGACCGCGGCGGCGCCGGGCGGCTGCATGAGGCCCGCGGCCTCCAGCCGGGCGACCCGCTCCTTGCTCAGCCGGGACCACACGCTGCCCGGCCGCCGCCGGGTGAACCACTGCATCGTGGTCGCCTCGTCGGGCGCCCAGGCCTGGCCGTCGATCCAGCCGACGGCCAGCGCCTCGGCGACCATCTCCTCGTAGCCGAACGTCGGCCGCCCGGTCGCGGGCTTCCACCGGACCAGCCAGACGCCCTCCGACGTCGCGTGGTGCCCGGCGAGCCAGTCCCGCCACTCCGTCACCGTCTCGGCGTGGAACCGCGGGGCGTCCGCGAGCCGGCCGGTGGTCATCGGTGCCCGCGCCCTCAGTGCCCGCCGGCCGGCGCGGGCAGGTCGTCCATCGGGTCCGGGGTCTCGCCCTTGCCGACCCGCGAGTGCCGGTAGGAGTACACGGCGTAGATGATCAGGCCGAGGGCCAGCCAGGCGGCGAACCGCAGCCAGGTCAGCGTCGTGAGGTTGGACATCAGCCACAGGCAGGCCACGCCCGAGATGATCGGCAGCGCCGGCGACCACGGCACGCGGAACCCGCGCGTGAGGTCCGGGCGGGTGCGCCGCAGGATCGGGATGCCGAAGCTCACCAGCACGAACGCCGACAGCGTGCCGATGTTGATCATCTCCTCCAGCAGCTCGACCTGGGACAGGCCGGCGATGAGGGCGACCACGACACCCGTGCCGACCTGGAGCCGGACCGGGGTCTTGTACCGGGGCGAGGTGCGGGAGATGCCCCGGGGGAGCAGGCCGTCGCGGCTCATCGAGAACACGATCCGCGTCAGGCCGAGCAGCAGCACCATGATCACGGAGGTCAGGCCCACGAGGATGCCGATCGAGATGACCTTGCCCGCCCAGTCCGCGCCCACCAGCACGAACGCGGTGGTCAGCGACGGCGAGTCCGACGCCGCGAGGTCCGTGTACGACACCATGCCTGTGACCACGACGGTGACGAGGATGTACAGCACGGTCACGATGGCCAGGCCGCCGAGGATGCCGCGCGGCACCGCGCGCTGCGGGTTCTTCGTCTCCTCCGCGGTGGTCGCGACGACGTCGAAGCCGATGAACGCGAAGAACACCAGCGCCGCGCCGGACAGGATGCCGACCACGC contains:
- a CDS encoding APC family permease, encoding MSITNRSVLRRKSVEESLASVDDPERSLRRDLTAWDLAVLGVAVAVGAGIFSVGATAAANYAGPSVIVSFLIASIVCALAIMCYAEFASTLPVAGSAYTFSYATAGELVAWIIGWDLILEMLLAAAVIAKFWGVYLSDAFGLFGVDLPTTLHLGPVDLEWGPVLVVGVFTTLLAVGTKLSTRVNSVFTIIKVGITLFVIVVGFFYVRADNYTPFIPPSQPAESDSGLHQSLFAFLSGLEPTTYGVVGILSGAALVFFAFIGFDVVATTAEETKNPQRAVPRGILGGLAIVTVLYILVTVVVTGMVSYTDLAASDSPSLTTAFVLVGADWAGKVISIGILVGLTSVIMVLLLGLTRIVFSMSRDGLLPRGISRTSPRYKTPVRLQVGTGVVVALIAGLSQVELLEEMINIGTLSAFVLVSFGIPILRRTRPDLTRGFRVPWSPALPIISGVACLWLMSNLTTLTWLRFAAWLALGLIIYAVYSYRHSRVGKGETPDPMDDLPAPAGGH
- a CDS encoding gamma-glutamyltransferase family protein — translated: MVGSTHWLASAVGMAVLEAGGNAFDAAAAAGFTLQVVEPHLNGPGGDAPIMGHRAADGHTFVVCGQGTAPAAATVEAYTDLGLDVVPGTGHLAAVVPGAFGAWLDLLARYGTLPLADVLSPAIGYARDGYPLVPAAVRTIRTVERLFAEHWPTSAAVYLPGGGVPEPGARFTNPDLAATYARVLAEAEAAGPDRLTQIEAARRAFYEGFVAEAMADFVRTPVLDSSGTPHAGLLTGDDLAAWHPGEEPTVAVDFAGVRVHKTGAWGQGPVLLQQLRVLEALGVADADPGSADLVHTAVEVAKLAFADREAWYGDADVPLDALLSREYAAERARLVGPEAADGLRPGAPGGRAPRLARAFGEPVGGVWPGRYEDAAADGAGLGGTGEPTRGPSGPDALALEAPHVRPTGETRGDTCHVDVVDRWGNLVSATPSGGWLQSSPVVPGLGFGLPTRAQMFWLEPGLPSSLLPGRRPRTTLSPGLVLRDGGGGFAFGTPGGDQQDQWTLPFLLHHLLWGLDLQAAIDAPGWHSTHVPSSFHPRTSTRLGVEAESRLGAAVLTDLARRGHAVRDAGPWALGRVSAAGVRPDGLLHAAANPRGMQGYAAGR
- a CDS encoding YdeI/OmpD-associated family protein, which produces MTTGRLADAPRFHAETVTEWRDWLAGHHATSEGVWLVRWKPATGRPTFGYEEMVAEALAVGWIDGQAWAPDEATTMQWFTRRRPGSVWSRLSKERVARLEAAGLMQPPGAAAVAAARADGSWTVLDEVEALVVPADLAAALDATPGARAHWEAFPAGRRKAVLRWLVDAKRPATRAARVAEAARRAGEGVPARG